A single Gasterosteus aculeatus chromosome 2, fGasAcu3.hap1.1, whole genome shotgun sequence DNA region contains:
- the LOC120829758 gene encoding solute carrier family 12 member 5 isoform X5: MLNNMTDGEEGEGGPNSQGDGNPRESSPFINSGAATSADKSLQYDGKNMALFEEEMDTSPMVSSLLSSLANYTNLPTGSKEHEEAENNEEGARPSKKPVKAPQLGTLMGVYLPCIQNIFGVILFLRMTWMVGVGGVFGSFIIVFMCCSTTMLTAISMSAIATNGVVPAGGSYYMISRSLGPEFGGAVGICFYLGTTFAGAMYILGCIEILLIYIIPQAAIFKIEGLEGPEAELALLNNMRVYGTIVLSFMSLVVFVGVKYVNKLALLFLACVILSIVAVYAGVIKTAMDPPVFPVCLLGNRTLLSKGYDVCAKVVETDNETVTTQLWRTFCDSDSLDATCDEYFTSNNVTEIQGIPGVTSGILAENLFGNYLEKGMFLEKRRVASEESADSPPTGANRYVMADITSFFTLLVGIYFPSVTGIMAGSNRSGDLRDAQKSIPIGTIAAITTTSIVYMSTVVLFGACIEGVVLRDKFGEGVNGNLVIGTLAWPSPWVIVFGSFFSTCGAGLQSLTGAPRLLQAIARDGIIPFLRVFGHGKDNGEPTWALLLTGCICEIGIIIASLDAVAPILSMFFLMCYMFVNLACALQTLLRTPNWRPRFKFYHWALSFLGMSLCLSLMFICSWFYAIIAMGIATCIYKYIEFCGAEKEWGDGIRGISLSAARFALMRLEEGPPHTKNWRPQILVLVSVDAEQNVEQPRLLSLANQLKAGKGLTIVGTSVQGTFLDNYAEAQKADQSLRKLMETEKVKGFPQVVISSNLRDGTSHLIQVGGLGGLKHNTVMVSWPRNWKQPECHQQFRNFIEVVRETTIASLALLVPKNISSYPSNGERFTEGHIDVWWIVHDGGMLMLLPFLLRQHKVWRKCKMRIFTVAQMDDNSIQMKKDLITFLYHLRIDAAVEVVEMHDGDISAYTYEKTLVMEQRSQILKQMHLTKNEKEREIQSITDSSRGSIRRKNPSASRSRPSVDEGASVAEQPEDESVAVSDPKQVRLIHGRTASSTPASPTSPASPTDGAERGQTGANPEAGKDLFNMKPEWEHLSPVDVRRMHTAMRLNEVITKKSKEAKLVLLNMPGPPKNRTNGTNPMDNAFYRDYPAFAHVQVMIFLGFGCLLAFFRLYGFGGMVFNFLTAVFAIQWAVLAQGYFQFSRGGKIHLGVINLLNAEFACAAVLISFGAVLGRTSPLQLLVMALLEVPVFACTEWAVLEYLKINDAGGSVLIHLFACYFGLGVSFMLHRPGLDDGHAKQNSSYQSDILSVMGTLFLWVFWPSFNSALTVRGDDQHRAVLHTFLGLSASTLTAFALSAALNKNGKLTMADVQNVTLAGGVVVGASVDMMISPAAAYALGATGCAACMLGYRYLTPFLARRFRIQDQCGIHNLHGLTGLISCAAGICAILVADEETYGPSLYETFAHRAPAEGDPKLQELRVLIPGLRAGLGRTAREQALFQVAAVFATIGVSALGGVLTGLVVKMPFLDPPPDRMCFDDGLFFEVPPDYDSPIKLINDTTQDSAA, from the exons GTGACGGGAACCCGAGAGAGAGCAGTCCTTTCATCAACAGCGGCGCGGCCACGAGCGCCGACAAGAGCCTGCAGTACGACGGCAAGAACATGGCTCTGttcgag gaggagatggacaCCAGTCCGATGGTCTCCTCTTTGCTCAGCAGTCTGGCCAACTACACCAACCTGCCCACGGGCAGCAAAGAGCACGAAGAGGCCGAGAATAACGAGGAGGGGGCGCGTCCGTCCAAAAAACCCGTCAAG GCTCCACAGCTGGGGACGCTGATGGGTGTGTACTTGCCGTGCATCCAGAACATTTTTGGGGTGATCCTCTTCCTGCGGATGACTTGGATGGTCGGGGTGGGAGGCGTCTTCGGCTCCTTCATAATCGTCTTCATGTGTTGCTCCACG ACGATGCTCACAGCCATCTCCATGAGCGCCATAGCAACCAACGGAGTGGTACCAG CCGGAGGTTCGTACTACAtgatctctcgctctctggGGCCCGAGTTCGGTGGAGCCGTTGGCATCTGCTTCTACCTGGGCACCACCTTCGCAGGCGCCATGTACATTCTGGGCTGCATTGAGATTCTGCTG ATTTACATCATCCCCCAGGCGGCCATCTTTAAGATCGAGGGCCTGGAGGGCCCGGAGGCGGAGCTGGCTCTCCTCAACAACATGCGGGTGTACGGCACCATCGTGCTGAGCTTCATGTCGCTGGTGGTGTTTGTTGGGGTCAAATACGTGAACAAGCTGGCGCTGCTCTTCCTCGCCTGCGTCATCCTCTCCATCGTGGCCGTGTACGCCGGCGTCATCAAGACCGCCATGGACCCCCCTGTCTTCCC CGTCTGCCTCCTGGGGAATCGGACGCTCCTCTCCAAGGGATACGACGTCTGCGCGAAGGTCGTGGAGACGGACAACGAAACCGTCACCACCCAACTGTGGAGGACCTTCTGCGATTCCGACTCCTTGGACGCCACTTGTGACGAATACTTCACCAGCAACAACGTGACGGAGATACAGGGCATCCCGGGGGTCACCAGCGGCATCCTGGCAG AGAACCTCTTTGGGAACTACCTGGAAAAGGGGATGTTCCTGGAGAAGCGCCGGGTCGCGTCCGAAGAGAGCGCGGACAGCCCGCCGACCGGCGCCAACCGCTACGTCATGGCTGACATCACCAGCTTCTTCACCCTGCTGGTGGGGATATACTTCCCGTCCGTCACAG GCATCATGGCGGGCTCCAACCGCTCCGGAGACCTGCGCGATGCTCAGAAGTCCATCCCCATCGGCACGATTGCCGCCATCACCACCACGTCCATCGTGT ACATGTCCACCGTCGTGCTGTTCGGAGCCTGTATAGAAGGAGTCGTCCTCAGGGACAA gTTCGGTGAAGGGGTGAACGGTAACCTGGTGATCGGGACTTTGGCGTGGCCGTCTCCGTGGGTCATTGTGTTCggctccttcttctccacctgTGGAGCAGGACTCCAGAGTCTGACCGGAGCTCCGCGGCTCCTGCAGGCCATCGCCAGAGACGGCATCATCCCGTTTCTCAGA GTGTTTGGGCACGGCAAAGACAACGGGGAGCCCACCTGGGCCCTTCTGCTCACAGGTTGCATCTGTGAGATCGGCATCATCATCGCCTCCCTGGATGCAGTCGCCCCCATCCTCTCCAT GTTTTTCTTGATGTGCTACATGTTCGTCAACCTCGCGTGTGCCCTGCAGACTTTGCTGAGGACGCCGAACTGGAGGCCGCGCTTCAAGTTCTACcactg GGCTCTGTCCTTCTTGGGTATGAGCCTGTGTCTGTCgctcatgttcatctgctcctGGTTTTACGCCATCATCGCCATGGGCATCGccacctgcatctacaaatACATTGAGTTCTGCGG GGCGGAGAAGGAGTGGGGCGACGGGATACGTGGCATCTCGCTGAGCGCCGCCCGCTTCGCTCTCATGAGGCTGGAGGAAGGGCCGCCGCACACCAAGAACTGGAG GCCTCAGATCCTGGTCCTGGTGAGCGTGGACGCGGAGCAGAACGTGGAGCAGCCTCGTCTGCTCTCTCTGGCCAATCAGCTGAAGGCAGGGAAGGGTCTGACCATCGTGGGCACCTCGGTTCAAGGAACCTTCCTGGACAACTACGCGGAGGCCCAGAAGGCCGATCAG TCTTTGCGTAAGTTGATGGAGACGGAGAAGGTCAAGGGTTTCCCCCAGGTGGTCATCTCCTCCAATCTGAGAGACGGGACGTCCCACCTGATCCAGGTTGGAGGACTGGGAGGTCTGAAGCACAACACCGTGATGGTCAGCTGGCCCCGGAACTGGAAGCAGCCCGAGTGCCACCAGCAGTTCAGGAACTTTATTG AGGTGGTCCGAGAGACGACCATAGCCAGTCTGGCCTTGTTGGTTCCCAAGAACATCTCCAGCTACCCGTCCAATGGAGAGCGCTTCACCGAGGGCCACATAGACGTGTGGTGGATTGTCCACGACGGAGGCATGCTGATGCTCCTCCCCTTCCTGCTGCGACAGCATAAG GTGTGGAGGAAGTGCAAGATGCGCATTTTCACCGTGGCCCAGATGGACGACAACAGCATCCAGATGAAGAAAGACCTCATCACCTTCCTCTATCACCTGCGCATCGACGCCGCTGTGGAAGTGGTGGAGATG CACGATGGCGACATCTCGGCCTACACCTACGAGAAGACGCTGGTCATGGAGCAACGATCGCAGATCCTCAAACAGATGCATCTGACCAAGAacgagaaggagagagag ATCCAGAGCATCACCGATTCCTCCCGTGGGTCCATTCGGCGTAAGAACCCGTCCGCCTCGCGCTCCCGGCCCAGCGTGGATGAAGGAGCCAGCGTGGCGGAACAGCCGGAGGACGAG TCTGTGGCTGTCTCCGACCCCAAACAGGTGCGGCTCATCCACGGCAGGACCGCCTCCTCCACACCGGCCAGCCCCACCAGCCCCGCCTCCCCGACGGACGGCGCGGAGAGAGGGCAGACCGGAGCGAACCCGGAGGCCGGCAAAGACCTCTTCAACATGAAGCC GGAGTGGGAGCACCT GAGCCCGGTGGACGTGCGGCGCATGCACACCGCCATGAGGCTCAACGAGGTCATCACCAAGAAGTCCAAGGAGGCAAAGCTGGTCCTGCTCAACATGCCCGGACCGCCCAAGAACCGC ACCAACGGGACCAACCCCATGGACAACGCGTTCTACAGGGACTACCCGGCTTTCGCCCACGTGCAGGTCATGATCTTCCTCGGCTTCGGGTGCCTGCTGGCTTTCTTCCGTCTCTACGGCTTCGGGGGGATGGTGTTCAACTTCCTCACGGCCGTCTTCGCCATCCAGTGGGCCGTGCTGGCGCAGGGCTACTTCCAGTTCAGCCGCGGGGGTAAGATCCACCTCGGGGTGATCAACCTGTTGAACGCGGAGTTCGCCTGCGCCGCCGTGCTGATATCGTTCGGCGCCGTGCTGGGCCGGACGAgccccctgcagctgctggtCATGGCTCTGCTGGAGGTGCCGGTGTTCGCGTGCACCGAGTGGGCCGTGCTCGAGTACCTGAAGATCAACGACGCGGGCGGCTCCGTCCTCATCCACCTGTTTGCCTGTTACTTCGGCTTGGGCGTGTCCTTCATGCTGCACAGGCCCGGCCTGGACGACGGCCACGCCAAGCAGAACTCCAGCTACCAGTCGGACATCCTGTCGGTGATGGGGACCTTGTTCCTCTGGGTGTTCTGGCCCTCCTTCAACTCGGCGTTGACCGTGAGGGGGGACGACCAGCACCGGGCCGTCCTGCACACCTTCCTCGGCCTCAGCGCCTCCACGCTCACGGCCTTCGCCCTCTCCGCCGCGCTGAACAAAAACGGTAAGCTCACCATGGCCGACGTTCAGAACGTGACCCTGGCCGGGGGGGTGGTGGTCGGGGCGTCCGTGGACATGATGATCTCGCCTGCGGCCGCGTACGCCCTGGGCGCGACGGGCTGCGCCGCGTGCATGCTGGGCTACAGGTACCTGACCCCCTTCCTGGCGCGCCGCTTCCGGATCCAAGATCAGTGCGGAATCCATAACCTGCACGGCCTGACGGGACTCATATCCTGCGCCGCGGGGATCTGCGCCATACTGGTGGCCGACGAGGAGACGTATGGCCCCAGTTTGTACGAGACCTTCGCCCACAGAGCGCCGGCGGAAGGCGACCCGAAGCTGCAAGAGCTCCGGGTTTTGATCCCCGGTTTGAGGGCGGGGCTGGGGAGGACGGCCCGGGAGCAGGCTCTCTTCCAGGTGGCGGCCGTGTTCGCCACCATTGGCGTGTCGGCACTGGGAGGCGTCCTCACGGGCCTCGTCGTGAAGATGCCTTTCCTCGATCCACCGCCCGATAGGATGTGTTTTGATGACGGGCTTTTTTTTGAGGTTCCGCCAGATTATGACTCACCGATTAAACTGATTAATGACACAACACAGGATTCCGCTGCCTGA
- the LOC120829758 gene encoding solute carrier family 12 member 5 isoform X3: MLNNMTDGEEGEGGPNSQGDGNPRESSPFINSGAATSADKSLQYDGKNMALFEEEMDTSPMVSSLLSSLANYTNLPTGSKEHEEAENNEEGARPSKKPVKAPQLGTLMGVYLPCIQNIFGVILFLRMTWMVGVGGVFGSFIIVFMCCSTTMLTAISMSAIATNGVVPAGGSYYMISRSLGPEFGGAVGICFYLGTTFAGAMYILGCIEILLIYIIPQAAIFKIEGLEGPEAELALLNNMRVYGTIVLSFMSLVVFVGVKYVNKLALLFLACVILSIVAVYAGVIKTAMDPPVFPVCLLGNRTLLSKGYDVCAKVVETDNETVTTQLWRTFCDSDSLDATCDEYFTSNNVTEIQGIPGVTSGILAENLFGNYLEKGMFLEKRRVASEESADSPPTGANRYVMADITSFFTLLVGIYFPSVTGIMAGSNRSGDLRDAQKSIPIGTIAAITTTSIVYMSTVVLFGACIEGVVLRDKFGEGVNGNLVIGTLAWPSPWVIVFGSFFSTCGAGLQSLTGAPRLLQAIARDGIIPFLRVFGHGKDNGEPTWALLLTGCICEIGIIIASLDAVAPILSMFFLMCYMFVNLACALQTLLRTPNWRPRFKFYHWALSFLGMSLCLSLMFICSWFYAIIAMGIATCIYKYIEFCGAEKEWGDGIRGISLSAARFALMRLEEGPPHTKNWRPQILVLVSVDAEQNVEQPRLLSLANQLKAGKGLTIVGTSVQGTFLDNYAEAQKADQSLRKLMETEKVKGFPQVVISSNLRDGTSHLIQVGGLGGLKHNTVMVSWPRNWKQPECHQQFRNFIEVVRETTIASLALLVPKNISSYPSNGERFTEGHIDVWWIVHDGGMLMLLPFLLRQHKVWRKCKMRIFTVAQMDDNSIQMKKDLITFLYHLRIDAAVEVVEMHDGDISAYTYEKTLVMEQRSQILKQMHLTKNEKEREIQSITDSSRGSIRRKNPSASRSRPSVDEGASVAEQPEDEVRLIHGRTASSTPASPTSPASPTDGAERGQTGANPEAGKDLFNMKPEWEHLSPVDVRRMHTAMRLNEVITKKSKEAKLVLLNMPGPPKNRVGNENYMEFLEVLTEGLNRVLLVRGGGREVITIYS, from the exons GTGACGGGAACCCGAGAGAGAGCAGTCCTTTCATCAACAGCGGCGCGGCCACGAGCGCCGACAAGAGCCTGCAGTACGACGGCAAGAACATGGCTCTGttcgag gaggagatggacaCCAGTCCGATGGTCTCCTCTTTGCTCAGCAGTCTGGCCAACTACACCAACCTGCCCACGGGCAGCAAAGAGCACGAAGAGGCCGAGAATAACGAGGAGGGGGCGCGTCCGTCCAAAAAACCCGTCAAG GCTCCACAGCTGGGGACGCTGATGGGTGTGTACTTGCCGTGCATCCAGAACATTTTTGGGGTGATCCTCTTCCTGCGGATGACTTGGATGGTCGGGGTGGGAGGCGTCTTCGGCTCCTTCATAATCGTCTTCATGTGTTGCTCCACG ACGATGCTCACAGCCATCTCCATGAGCGCCATAGCAACCAACGGAGTGGTACCAG CCGGAGGTTCGTACTACAtgatctctcgctctctggGGCCCGAGTTCGGTGGAGCCGTTGGCATCTGCTTCTACCTGGGCACCACCTTCGCAGGCGCCATGTACATTCTGGGCTGCATTGAGATTCTGCTG ATTTACATCATCCCCCAGGCGGCCATCTTTAAGATCGAGGGCCTGGAGGGCCCGGAGGCGGAGCTGGCTCTCCTCAACAACATGCGGGTGTACGGCACCATCGTGCTGAGCTTCATGTCGCTGGTGGTGTTTGTTGGGGTCAAATACGTGAACAAGCTGGCGCTGCTCTTCCTCGCCTGCGTCATCCTCTCCATCGTGGCCGTGTACGCCGGCGTCATCAAGACCGCCATGGACCCCCCTGTCTTCCC CGTCTGCCTCCTGGGGAATCGGACGCTCCTCTCCAAGGGATACGACGTCTGCGCGAAGGTCGTGGAGACGGACAACGAAACCGTCACCACCCAACTGTGGAGGACCTTCTGCGATTCCGACTCCTTGGACGCCACTTGTGACGAATACTTCACCAGCAACAACGTGACGGAGATACAGGGCATCCCGGGGGTCACCAGCGGCATCCTGGCAG AGAACCTCTTTGGGAACTACCTGGAAAAGGGGATGTTCCTGGAGAAGCGCCGGGTCGCGTCCGAAGAGAGCGCGGACAGCCCGCCGACCGGCGCCAACCGCTACGTCATGGCTGACATCACCAGCTTCTTCACCCTGCTGGTGGGGATATACTTCCCGTCCGTCACAG GCATCATGGCGGGCTCCAACCGCTCCGGAGACCTGCGCGATGCTCAGAAGTCCATCCCCATCGGCACGATTGCCGCCATCACCACCACGTCCATCGTGT ACATGTCCACCGTCGTGCTGTTCGGAGCCTGTATAGAAGGAGTCGTCCTCAGGGACAA gTTCGGTGAAGGGGTGAACGGTAACCTGGTGATCGGGACTTTGGCGTGGCCGTCTCCGTGGGTCATTGTGTTCggctccttcttctccacctgTGGAGCAGGACTCCAGAGTCTGACCGGAGCTCCGCGGCTCCTGCAGGCCATCGCCAGAGACGGCATCATCCCGTTTCTCAGA GTGTTTGGGCACGGCAAAGACAACGGGGAGCCCACCTGGGCCCTTCTGCTCACAGGTTGCATCTGTGAGATCGGCATCATCATCGCCTCCCTGGATGCAGTCGCCCCCATCCTCTCCAT GTTTTTCTTGATGTGCTACATGTTCGTCAACCTCGCGTGTGCCCTGCAGACTTTGCTGAGGACGCCGAACTGGAGGCCGCGCTTCAAGTTCTACcactg GGCTCTGTCCTTCTTGGGTATGAGCCTGTGTCTGTCgctcatgttcatctgctcctGGTTTTACGCCATCATCGCCATGGGCATCGccacctgcatctacaaatACATTGAGTTCTGCGG GGCGGAGAAGGAGTGGGGCGACGGGATACGTGGCATCTCGCTGAGCGCCGCCCGCTTCGCTCTCATGAGGCTGGAGGAAGGGCCGCCGCACACCAAGAACTGGAG GCCTCAGATCCTGGTCCTGGTGAGCGTGGACGCGGAGCAGAACGTGGAGCAGCCTCGTCTGCTCTCTCTGGCCAATCAGCTGAAGGCAGGGAAGGGTCTGACCATCGTGGGCACCTCGGTTCAAGGAACCTTCCTGGACAACTACGCGGAGGCCCAGAAGGCCGATCAG TCTTTGCGTAAGTTGATGGAGACGGAGAAGGTCAAGGGTTTCCCCCAGGTGGTCATCTCCTCCAATCTGAGAGACGGGACGTCCCACCTGATCCAGGTTGGAGGACTGGGAGGTCTGAAGCACAACACCGTGATGGTCAGCTGGCCCCGGAACTGGAAGCAGCCCGAGTGCCACCAGCAGTTCAGGAACTTTATTG AGGTGGTCCGAGAGACGACCATAGCCAGTCTGGCCTTGTTGGTTCCCAAGAACATCTCCAGCTACCCGTCCAATGGAGAGCGCTTCACCGAGGGCCACATAGACGTGTGGTGGATTGTCCACGACGGAGGCATGCTGATGCTCCTCCCCTTCCTGCTGCGACAGCATAAG GTGTGGAGGAAGTGCAAGATGCGCATTTTCACCGTGGCCCAGATGGACGACAACAGCATCCAGATGAAGAAAGACCTCATCACCTTCCTCTATCACCTGCGCATCGACGCCGCTGTGGAAGTGGTGGAGATG CACGATGGCGACATCTCGGCCTACACCTACGAGAAGACGCTGGTCATGGAGCAACGATCGCAGATCCTCAAACAGATGCATCTGACCAAGAacgagaaggagagagag ATCCAGAGCATCACCGATTCCTCCCGTGGGTCCATTCGGCGTAAGAACCCGTCCGCCTCGCGCTCCCGGCCCAGCGTGGATGAAGGAGCCAGCGTGGCGGAACAGCCGGAGGACGAG GTGCGGCTCATCCACGGCAGGACCGCCTCCTCCACACCGGCCAGCCCCACCAGCCCCGCCTCCCCGACGGACGGCGCGGAGAGAGGGCAGACCGGAGCGAACCCGGAGGCCGGCAAAGACCTCTTCAACATGAAGCC GGAGTGGGAGCACCT GAGCCCGGTGGACGTGCGGCGCATGCACACCGCCATGAGGCTCAACGAGGTCATCACCAAGAAGTCCAAGGAGGCAAAGCTGGTCCTGCTCAACATGCCCGGACCGCCCAAGAACCGCGTGGGCAATGAGAACT ACATGGAGTTCCTGGAGGTGCTGACCGAAGGTCTCAATCGGGTCCTCCTGGTGCGCGGAGGTGGACGTGAGGTCATCACCATCTACTCCTGA
- the LOC120829758 gene encoding solute carrier family 12 member 5 isoform X2 has protein sequence MLNNMTDGEEGEGGPNSQGDGNPRESSPFINSGAATSADKSLQYDGKNMALFEEEMDTSPMVSSLLSSLANYTNLPTGSKEHEEAENNEEGARPSKKPVKAPQLGTLMGVYLPCIQNIFGVILFLRMTWMVGVGGVFGSFIIVFMCCSTTMLTAISMSAIATNGVVPAGGSYYMISRSLGPEFGGAVGICFYLGTTFAGAMYILGCIEILLIYIIPQAAIFKIEGLEGPEAELALLNNMRVYGTIVLSFMSLVVFVGVKYVNKLALLFLACVILSIVAVYAGVIKTAMDPPVFPVCLLGNRTLLSKGYDVCAKVVETDNETVTTQLWRTFCDSDSLDATCDEYFTSNNVTEIQGIPGVTSGILAENLFGNYLEKGMFLEKRRVASEESADSPPTGANRYVMADITSFFTLLVGIYFPSVTGIMAGSNRSGDLRDAQKSIPIGTIAAITTTSIVYMSTVVLFGACIEGVVLRDKFGEGVNGNLVIGTLAWPSPWVIVFGSFFSTCGAGLQSLTGAPRLLQAIARDGIIPFLRVFGHGKDNGEPTWALLLTGCICEIGIIIASLDAVAPILSMFFLMCYMFVNLACALQTLLRTPNWRPRFKFYHWALSFLGMSLCLSLMFICSWFYAIIAMGIATCIYKYIEFCGAEKEWGDGIRGISLSAARFALMRLEEGPPHTKNWRPQILVLVSVDAEQNVEQPRLLSLANQLKAGKGLTIVGTSVQGTFLDNYAEAQKADQSLRKLMETEKVKGFPQVVISSNLRDGTSHLIQVGGLGGLKHNTVMVSWPRNWKQPECHQQFRNFIEVVRETTIASLALLVPKNISSYPSNGERFTEGHIDVWWIVHDGGMLMLLPFLLRQHKVWRKCKMRIFTVAQMDDNSIQMKKDLITFLYHLRIDAAVEVVEMHDGDISAYTYEKTLVMEQRSQILKQMHLTKNEKEREIQSITDSSRGSIRRKNPSASRSRPSVDEGASVAEQPEDESVAVSDPKQVRLIHGRTASSTPASPTSPASPTDGAERGQTGANPEAGKDLFNMKPSPVDVRRMHTAMRLNEVITKKSKEAKLVLLNMPGPPKNRVGNENYMEFLEVLTEGLNRVLLVRGGGREVITIYS, from the exons GTGACGGGAACCCGAGAGAGAGCAGTCCTTTCATCAACAGCGGCGCGGCCACGAGCGCCGACAAGAGCCTGCAGTACGACGGCAAGAACATGGCTCTGttcgag gaggagatggacaCCAGTCCGATGGTCTCCTCTTTGCTCAGCAGTCTGGCCAACTACACCAACCTGCCCACGGGCAGCAAAGAGCACGAAGAGGCCGAGAATAACGAGGAGGGGGCGCGTCCGTCCAAAAAACCCGTCAAG GCTCCACAGCTGGGGACGCTGATGGGTGTGTACTTGCCGTGCATCCAGAACATTTTTGGGGTGATCCTCTTCCTGCGGATGACTTGGATGGTCGGGGTGGGAGGCGTCTTCGGCTCCTTCATAATCGTCTTCATGTGTTGCTCCACG ACGATGCTCACAGCCATCTCCATGAGCGCCATAGCAACCAACGGAGTGGTACCAG CCGGAGGTTCGTACTACAtgatctctcgctctctggGGCCCGAGTTCGGTGGAGCCGTTGGCATCTGCTTCTACCTGGGCACCACCTTCGCAGGCGCCATGTACATTCTGGGCTGCATTGAGATTCTGCTG ATTTACATCATCCCCCAGGCGGCCATCTTTAAGATCGAGGGCCTGGAGGGCCCGGAGGCGGAGCTGGCTCTCCTCAACAACATGCGGGTGTACGGCACCATCGTGCTGAGCTTCATGTCGCTGGTGGTGTTTGTTGGGGTCAAATACGTGAACAAGCTGGCGCTGCTCTTCCTCGCCTGCGTCATCCTCTCCATCGTGGCCGTGTACGCCGGCGTCATCAAGACCGCCATGGACCCCCCTGTCTTCCC CGTCTGCCTCCTGGGGAATCGGACGCTCCTCTCCAAGGGATACGACGTCTGCGCGAAGGTCGTGGAGACGGACAACGAAACCGTCACCACCCAACTGTGGAGGACCTTCTGCGATTCCGACTCCTTGGACGCCACTTGTGACGAATACTTCACCAGCAACAACGTGACGGAGATACAGGGCATCCCGGGGGTCACCAGCGGCATCCTGGCAG AGAACCTCTTTGGGAACTACCTGGAAAAGGGGATGTTCCTGGAGAAGCGCCGGGTCGCGTCCGAAGAGAGCGCGGACAGCCCGCCGACCGGCGCCAACCGCTACGTCATGGCTGACATCACCAGCTTCTTCACCCTGCTGGTGGGGATATACTTCCCGTCCGTCACAG GCATCATGGCGGGCTCCAACCGCTCCGGAGACCTGCGCGATGCTCAGAAGTCCATCCCCATCGGCACGATTGCCGCCATCACCACCACGTCCATCGTGT ACATGTCCACCGTCGTGCTGTTCGGAGCCTGTATAGAAGGAGTCGTCCTCAGGGACAA gTTCGGTGAAGGGGTGAACGGTAACCTGGTGATCGGGACTTTGGCGTGGCCGTCTCCGTGGGTCATTGTGTTCggctccttcttctccacctgTGGAGCAGGACTCCAGAGTCTGACCGGAGCTCCGCGGCTCCTGCAGGCCATCGCCAGAGACGGCATCATCCCGTTTCTCAGA GTGTTTGGGCACGGCAAAGACAACGGGGAGCCCACCTGGGCCCTTCTGCTCACAGGTTGCATCTGTGAGATCGGCATCATCATCGCCTCCCTGGATGCAGTCGCCCCCATCCTCTCCAT GTTTTTCTTGATGTGCTACATGTTCGTCAACCTCGCGTGTGCCCTGCAGACTTTGCTGAGGACGCCGAACTGGAGGCCGCGCTTCAAGTTCTACcactg GGCTCTGTCCTTCTTGGGTATGAGCCTGTGTCTGTCgctcatgttcatctgctcctGGTTTTACGCCATCATCGCCATGGGCATCGccacctgcatctacaaatACATTGAGTTCTGCGG GGCGGAGAAGGAGTGGGGCGACGGGATACGTGGCATCTCGCTGAGCGCCGCCCGCTTCGCTCTCATGAGGCTGGAGGAAGGGCCGCCGCACACCAAGAACTGGAG GCCTCAGATCCTGGTCCTGGTGAGCGTGGACGCGGAGCAGAACGTGGAGCAGCCTCGTCTGCTCTCTCTGGCCAATCAGCTGAAGGCAGGGAAGGGTCTGACCATCGTGGGCACCTCGGTTCAAGGAACCTTCCTGGACAACTACGCGGAGGCCCAGAAGGCCGATCAG TCTTTGCGTAAGTTGATGGAGACGGAGAAGGTCAAGGGTTTCCCCCAGGTGGTCATCTCCTCCAATCTGAGAGACGGGACGTCCCACCTGATCCAGGTTGGAGGACTGGGAGGTCTGAAGCACAACACCGTGATGGTCAGCTGGCCCCGGAACTGGAAGCAGCCCGAGTGCCACCAGCAGTTCAGGAACTTTATTG AGGTGGTCCGAGAGACGACCATAGCCAGTCTGGCCTTGTTGGTTCCCAAGAACATCTCCAGCTACCCGTCCAATGGAGAGCGCTTCACCGAGGGCCACATAGACGTGTGGTGGATTGTCCACGACGGAGGCATGCTGATGCTCCTCCCCTTCCTGCTGCGACAGCATAAG GTGTGGAGGAAGTGCAAGATGCGCATTTTCACCGTGGCCCAGATGGACGACAACAGCATCCAGATGAAGAAAGACCTCATCACCTTCCTCTATCACCTGCGCATCGACGCCGCTGTGGAAGTGGTGGAGATG CACGATGGCGACATCTCGGCCTACACCTACGAGAAGACGCTGGTCATGGAGCAACGATCGCAGATCCTCAAACAGATGCATCTGACCAAGAacgagaaggagagagag ATCCAGAGCATCACCGATTCCTCCCGTGGGTCCATTCGGCGTAAGAACCCGTCCGCCTCGCGCTCCCGGCCCAGCGTGGATGAAGGAGCCAGCGTGGCGGAACAGCCGGAGGACGAG TCTGTGGCTGTCTCCGACCCCAAACAGGTGCGGCTCATCCACGGCAGGACCGCCTCCTCCACACCGGCCAGCCCCACCAGCCCCGCCTCCCCGACGGACGGCGCGGAGAGAGGGCAGACCGGAGCGAACCCGGAGGCCGGCAAAGACCTCTTCAACATGAAGCC GAGCCCGGTGGACGTGCGGCGCATGCACACCGCCATGAGGCTCAACGAGGTCATCACCAAGAAGTCCAAGGAGGCAAAGCTGGTCCTGCTCAACATGCCCGGACCGCCCAAGAACCGCGTGGGCAATGAGAACT ACATGGAGTTCCTGGAGGTGCTGACCGAAGGTCTCAATCGGGTCCTCCTGGTGCGCGGAGGTGGACGTGAGGTCATCACCATCTACTCCTGA